Proteins encoded within one genomic window of Humulus lupulus chromosome 1, drHumLupu1.1, whole genome shotgun sequence:
- the LOC133802981 gene encoding fibrillin-5, chloroplastic has translation MASMLVQPLFPASPANPKIQKTTNKLRTHILITAPHQRNKSSIFGECPSKSIPIFLARAAEKSSGLVGEESFTQLKAELFQALKGINRGIFGVPSAKKSAIENLVKQLEFQNPTPNPTRNLEKVAGNWKLVYSTITVLGAKRTKLGLRDFISLGDFFQTIDVAKSKAVNVIKFNVRGFKMLDGQLTIEASFKIASRSRVEISYDHSTIIPDQLMNVFRKNYDLLLGIFNPEGWLEITYVDDILRIGRDDKGNIFILERSEEN, from the exons ATGGCCTCAATGCTTGTACAACCACTGTTCCCAGCTtcccctgccaatcccaaaataCAGAAAACCACCAACAAGCTTAGAACTCACATATTAATCACAGCCCCTCATCAAAGGAACAAGAGCTCAATATTTGGTGAGTGCCCATCTAAGTCAATCCCCATTTTCTTAGCCAGAGCTGCAGAAAAAAGCTCTGGCCTAGTTGGGGAAGAATCATTTACCCAGTTAAAAGCTGAGCTTTTCCAAGCTCTTAAAG GAATCAATAGAGGTATTTTTGGAGTCCCCTCTGCGAAAAAATCTGCGATTGAAAATCTGGTTAAGCAGCTGGAGTTTCAGAATCCAACTCCAAATCCTACTAGAAATTTAGAAAAG GTAGCTGGAAACTGGAAGCTTGTGTATAGTACAATAACAGTATTAGGAGCAAAGAGAACGAAACTAGGATTAAGAGACTTCATCTCATTGGGAGATTTTTTCCAGACCATTGATGTTGCTAAG AGCAAAGCAGTTAATGTAATCAAGTTCAATGTGAGAGGTTTCAAAATGTTAGATGGCCAGCTGACTATTGAGGCTTCCTTCAAGATTGCATCCAGATCA AGAGTGGAAATCAGTTATGATCACTCAACAATTATTCCAGATCAG TTAATGAATGTGTTCCGGAAAAATTATGATCTTCTGCTTGGCATCTTCAATCCAGAGGGTTGGCTGGAAATCAC gtatgttgatgatatcttgAGGATAGGGAGGGATGACAAAGGCAACATTTTCATATTAGAGAGATCAGAGGAAAATTAA